One Solanum pennellii chromosome 9, SPENNV200 DNA segment encodes these proteins:
- the LOC107029475 gene encoding peptidyl-prolyl cis-trans isomerase CYP18-2 isoform X2, producing MWPSAEGGPPEVTLETSMGSLTLEDFIVQGGDPTGTGRGGESIYGQKFEDEINPQLKHTGAGIISMANAGPNTNGSQFFITLAPAQSLDGKHTIFGRVCRGMEIVKRLGSVQTDNTDRPIHDVRILRTTVKD from the exons CCGAGTGCAGAAGGAGGGCCACCGGAGGTCACTCTAGAAACTTCCATGGGTTCTCTTACACTTGAG GATTTTATTGTGCAAGGTGGAGATCCAACTGGTACCGGAAGAGGCGGAGAATCTATCTATGG CCAGAAGTTTGAAGACGAGATAAATCCACAGCTAAAGCATACAGGAGCAGGTATCATATCCATGGCTAATGCTGGACCAAATACAAATGGAAGTCAATTCTTCATCACCTTGGCACCTGCACAGTCACTTGATG GGAAACATACTATTTTTGGAAGAGTTTGTCGGGGAATGGAAATTGTCAAGAGACTTGGCAGTGTACAGACTGATAATACTGACAG ACCAATCCATGATGTGAGGATCTTGAGGACTACCGTCAAGGATTGA
- the LOC107029475 gene encoding peptidyl-prolyl cis-trans isomerase CYP18-2 isoform X1 has translation MWPSAEGGPPEVTLETSMGSLTLEMYYKQAPRTCRNFIELARRGYYDNVKFHRIIKDFIVQGGDPTGTGRGGESIYGQKFEDEINPQLKHTGAGIISMANAGPNTNGSQFFITLAPAQSLDGKHTIFGRVCRGMEIVKRLGSVQTDNTDRPIHDVRILRTTVKD, from the exons CCGAGTGCAGAAGGAGGGCCACCGGAGGTCACTCTAGAAACTTCCATGGGTTCTCTTACACTTGAG ATGTATTACAAGCAAGCTCCAAGAACTTGCCGTAATTTCATAGAGCTTGCTCGAAGAGGCTACTATGATAATGTCAAGTTTCACAGAATCATTAAG GATTTTATTGTGCAAGGTGGAGATCCAACTGGTACCGGAAGAGGCGGAGAATCTATCTATGG CCAGAAGTTTGAAGACGAGATAAATCCACAGCTAAAGCATACAGGAGCAGGTATCATATCCATGGCTAATGCTGGACCAAATACAAATGGAAGTCAATTCTTCATCACCTTGGCACCTGCACAGTCACTTGATG GGAAACATACTATTTTTGGAAGAGTTTGTCGGGGAATGGAAATTGTCAAGAGACTTGGCAGTGTACAGACTGATAATACTGACAG ACCAATCCATGATGTGAGGATCTTGAGGACTACCGTCAAGGATTGA